From the Marinitoga litoralis genome, one window contains:
- the acpP gene encoding acyl carrier protein has product MTRDELFEKVKEIIVDTLNVDEEDVTLDASFTDDLDADSLELVDLTMAFESELGVSIEDEELEKIKTVEDVVDSLAEKLNIEEE; this is encoded by the coding sequence ATGACAAGAGATGAACTTTTTGAAAAAGTAAAAGAAATCATAGTAGATACATTGAATGTTGATGAAGAAGATGTAACTTTAGACGCTTCTTTTACAGATGATTTAGATGCAGATTCTTTAGAATTAGTGGATTTAACAATGGCTTTTGAATCAGAATTAGGAGTTTCAATTGAAGATGAAGAATTAGAAAAGATAAAAACTGTTGAAGATGTAGTAGATTCATTAGCAGAAAAATTAAATATAGAAGAAGAATAA
- the hslU gene encoding ATP-dependent protease ATPase subunit HslU, with product MVELTPKEIVKELDKYIIGQNNAKKAVAVALRNRYRRLKLPEEIKKEIMPKNILMIGPTGVGKTEIARRLAQIANAPFIKVEATRFTEVGYVGKNVESMIRELVDVSINMVRNEMMKDVEDKAEDMVEEKILDALMGVKKRKQPAAGNFMELLNMFGQNQPKKEEPVEETNNYERRYELKKKLRNKELEDIEIEIEVEENPAPMFAGLGPEFEDMGIQIGEMFSNMMPKKTVRRKMKIKDARKILLPMEAEKLIDKEKMIQEAIDRAQNRGIIFIDEMDKIAAKSGGSGPDVSREGVQRDLLPIVEGTTVITKHGPIKTDYMLFIAAGAFHVAKPSDLIPEMQGRFPIRVELEALTEKDFIRILVEPENAITKQYNALLKTDGVNIVFTQEGIEEIAKIAFNLNEKIENIGARRLYTVVERVLEEISFEAPLDSEVDIQITKEYVRQRIGDLADNKDLSEFVL from the coding sequence ATGGTAGAATTAACGCCAAAAGAAATAGTAAAAGAGTTAGATAAATATATAATTGGTCAAAATAACGCTAAAAAGGCAGTAGCAGTTGCTTTGAGAAATAGGTATAGAAGATTAAAACTACCTGAAGAAATAAAAAAAGAAATAATGCCAAAAAATATATTAATGATAGGTCCTACAGGTGTTGGTAAAACTGAAATTGCAAGAAGGTTAGCGCAAATAGCTAATGCTCCGTTTATAAAAGTAGAAGCAACAAGATTTACAGAAGTTGGTTATGTGGGTAAAAATGTAGAATCTATGATTAGAGAATTAGTAGATGTATCAATTAATATGGTTAGAAATGAAATGATGAAAGATGTTGAAGATAAAGCAGAAGATATGGTAGAAGAAAAAATACTAGATGCATTAATGGGAGTTAAAAAAAGAAAACAACCTGCTGCAGGTAATTTTATGGAATTATTAAATATGTTTGGTCAAAATCAACCAAAAAAGGAAGAACCAGTGGAAGAAACAAATAATTATGAAAGAAGATATGAGTTAAAGAAAAAATTAAGAAATAAGGAATTAGAAGATATTGAAATTGAAATTGAAGTTGAGGAAAATCCTGCACCTATGTTTGCTGGTTTAGGACCTGAATTTGAAGATATGGGAATACAAATTGGAGAGATGTTCTCTAATATGATGCCAAAGAAAACAGTTAGAAGAAAAATGAAAATTAAAGATGCTAGAAAAATTTTACTTCCAATGGAAGCAGAAAAATTAATAGATAAGGAAAAAATGATACAAGAAGCAATAGATAGAGCGCAAAATAGAGGTATTATTTTTATTGATGAAATGGATAAAATAGCTGCAAAATCTGGTGGTTCAGGACCAGATGTTTCAAGAGAAGGAGTTCAAAGAGATTTATTGCCAATTGTAGAAGGTACAACTGTAATTACAAAACACGGTCCAATAAAAACTGATTATATGTTATTTATAGCAGCAGGAGCATTTCACGTCGCAAAACCATCAGATTTAATACCTGAAATGCAAGGAAGATTCCCAATAAGAGTTGAATTGGAAGCATTAACAGAAAAAGATTTTATTAGAATTTTAGTAGAGCCTGAAAATGCAATAACTAAACAATATAATGCACTATTAAAAACAGATGGAGTAAATATTGTATTTACACAAGAAGGTATAGAAGAAATAGCAAAAATAGCATTTAACTTAAATGAAAAAATTGAAAATATTGGTGCTAGAAGATTATATACTGTAGTTGAAAGAGTTCTAGAAGAAATATCTTTTGAAGCGCCGCTTGATTCCGAAGTAGATATTCAAATTACAAAAGAATATGTAAGACAAAGAATAGGAGATCTTGCTGATAATAAGGACTTAAGTGAATTTGTCCTTTAG
- the hisS gene encoding histidine--tRNA ligase, which yields MGQYMKFKGTQDIFGDETKYWYYIENKAREIFLKYGYKEIRTPIIEPTELFKRSVGESSDIVQKEMYTFEDKGGRSVTLRPEGTASVVRAYVENSMINLGSPIKLYYIGPMFRYEKPQAGRLRQFHQIGIEIFGTDTPISDAETIILADELLKSLGLKNYKIKINSIGCSECRPKYREALKDYYNPLLQNMCDDCQKRYDTNIMRLLDCKVDRQYAKDAPVILDYLCDNCKNHFNKVIEYLDSLEINYEIDPRIVRGLDYYSKTAFEIEHLDLGAQSVILGGGRYNSLVEEIGGKETPAIGFGMGIERIILALKKENVEIENPEIIDVYIAYSGEQTDIEAMKLAKKLKDEDLKVFLNISDRSIRNQMKHANKLNARFVVIIGENEIKNDVITIKNMQSGEQFEVEKYWAPQILKEKSMLE from the coding sequence ATGGGTCAGTATATGAAATTTAAAGGAACACAAGATATTTTTGGAGATGAAACAAAGTATTGGTATTATATAGAAAACAAAGCTCGTGAAATATTTTTAAAATATGGATATAAGGAAATTAGAACACCAATAATTGAACCAACTGAATTATTTAAAAGAAGTGTTGGTGAATCAAGTGATATTGTACAAAAAGAAATGTATACTTTTGAAGATAAAGGCGGAAGATCAGTTACATTGAGACCAGAAGGGACTGCATCTGTTGTTAGAGCATATGTAGAAAATTCTATGATAAATTTAGGATCTCCAATAAAATTATATTATATAGGTCCAATGTTTAGATATGAAAAACCACAAGCTGGTAGATTAAGACAATTTCATCAAATTGGAATAGAAATATTTGGTACAGATACTCCAATTTCAGATGCAGAAACAATTATTTTAGCAGATGAATTATTAAAATCATTAGGATTAAAGAATTATAAAATTAAAATAAATAGTATTGGATGTTCAGAATGTAGACCAAAATATAGAGAAGCACTTAAAGATTATTATAACCCTCTATTGCAAAATATGTGTGATGATTGCCAAAAAAGATATGATACTAATATAATGAGATTGTTAGATTGTAAAGTTGATAGACAATATGCAAAAGATGCTCCTGTTATTTTAGATTATTTATGTGATAATTGTAAGAATCATTTCAATAAAGTTATAGAGTATTTGGATTCTTTAGAAATTAATTATGAAATAGACCCTAGAATTGTTAGAGGTTTAGATTATTATTCAAAAACAGCATTCGAAATAGAACATTTAGATTTAGGAGCTCAATCAGTTATATTAGGTGGAGGACGTTATAATTCTTTAGTAGAAGAAATAGGAGGAAAAGAAACTCCTGCTATAGGTTTTGGTATGGGTATTGAAAGAATTATTCTTGCTTTAAAAAAGGAAAATGTTGAAATAGAAAATCCTGAAATTATTGATGTATATATTGCATATTCAGGCGAACAAACAGATATTGAAGCAATGAAATTAGCAAAAAAATTAAAAGATGAAGATTTGAAAGTATTTCTAAATATATCTGACAGAAGTATTAGAAATCAAATGAAACATGCTAATAAATTAAATGCTCGTTTTGTAGTTATTATAGGCGAAAATGAAATTAAAAATGATGTTATAACTATAAAGAATATGCAATCAGGAGAGCAATTTGAGGTTGAAAAATATTGGGCACCTCAAATTTTAAAAGAAAAATCAATGTTGGAGTGA
- a CDS encoding NAD(P)-binding protein, protein MKNKIKYIIIIGCGRLGSELAKKFSKDHNVIVVDKNPDALERLKKYNFTGFSMVVDSSDIAILEQVKAEKADIIYIVTPDDNLNFMLANACNVFYKSKNPNVEIIARVNDPHKKSLFEKAGLNIFCPIEHAVDELVGNEGVYNEK, encoded by the coding sequence ATGAAAAATAAAATAAAGTATATTATAATTATAGGTTGTGGAAGATTAGGATCTGAATTAGCAAAAAAATTTTCGAAAGACCATAATGTAATAGTTGTAGATAAAAATCCTGATGCATTAGAAAGATTAAAGAAATATAATTTCACAGGATTTTCAATGGTTGTTGATAGTTCAGATATTGCTATTTTAGAACAAGTAAAAGCTGAAAAAGCTGATATAATATATATAGTTACACCAGATGATAACTTGAATTTTATGTTAGCAAATGCTTGCAATGTGTTTTATAAATCAAAAAATCCTAATGTAGAGATAATTGCTAGAGTTAATGATCCTCATAAAAAGAGTTTGTTTGAAAAAGCAGGATTAAATATTTTCTGTCCTATAGAACATGCTGTTGATGAATTAGTTGGGAATGAAGGTGTATATAATGAAAAATAA
- a CDS encoding TrkH family potassium uptake protein: MPKYLYKLKHRYKIIFKNTGMMLVYFGIGLILFGSLSLFYKDFNSFYSFLESGMISIFTGAILILLSWNEKNNSINIQDAIVIIFFVWTLAIFFSALPFVFSGILNIHHAIFESTSGWTTTGLTLVDVTKIPKIFLLWRSLMQYFGGAGFALIMVIATGALGVGLYQAEGRTDNVVPNLRDSAKIIFGIYISWAIIGILLLKFVAGLNLFDSFNHTLTALATGGFSTKINSVGEFNNINAEIIIMILMIAGGTGFGVHYAALRRRDLFKKNPEPKTMFFILLISIPLILFFTTKVLYGFFEGLRHAAFQAISALTGTGFSTVTFDNWNNFGLLIMTILMILGGMMDSTSGGLKLFRIFVIWKIIIHQIKNYFKPEGSIFHIEVYKGISKKKISYDTLKDVIAVVSMYFIIFSIGVLVLLSYGYSMEDSMFEYASALSAVGLSVGITTPDAPLGVIWIETLGMYLGRLEFFVIFFAIIKIFRDVKDIIHIKLLKIGGGDPF, encoded by the coding sequence ATGCCAAAATATTTATATAAATTAAAGCATAGATATAAGATTATATTTAAAAATACGGGAATGATGTTAGTTTATTTTGGAATTGGGTTAATTTTATTTGGTTCTTTATCTTTGTTTTATAAAGATTTTAATTCATTTTATAGTTTTTTGGAATCAGGGATGATAAGCATTTTTACTGGTGCTATATTAATATTATTATCCTGGAATGAGAAAAATAATTCAATAAATATTCAAGATGCTATTGTTATTATTTTTTTTGTTTGGACTTTAGCAATATTTTTCTCTGCATTACCTTTTGTATTTTCTGGAATATTAAATATACATCATGCTATTTTTGAATCAACCAGTGGTTGGACTACAACAGGTTTAACATTAGTTGATGTAACGAAAATACCAAAGATATTTTTATTATGGAGAAGTTTAATGCAATATTTTGGTGGCGCTGGATTTGCTTTAATTATGGTTATAGCTACAGGTGCTTTGGGAGTAGGTCTATATCAAGCTGAAGGAAGAACAGATAATGTTGTACCAAATTTAAGAGATTCTGCTAAAATAATTTTTGGTATATATATTTCTTGGGCTATAATTGGTATCTTACTTTTGAAGTTTGTTGCAGGATTAAACCTTTTTGATTCTTTTAATCATACATTAACAGCATTAGCAACAGGAGGTTTTTCAACAAAAATTAATAGCGTTGGTGAATTTAATAATATAAATGCTGAAATAATTATAATGATTCTTATGATTGCTGGTGGTACCGGATTCGGTGTTCATTATGCAGCATTAAGAAGAAGAGATTTATTTAAGAAAAATCCTGAACCTAAGACTATGTTTTTTATATTATTAATTTCAATACCTTTAATATTGTTTTTTACAACAAAGGTATTATATGGTTTTTTTGAAGGATTAAGACATGCTGCCTTTCAGGCTATTTCAGCTTTAACAGGTACAGGCTTTTCTACAGTAACATTTGATAATTGGAATAATTTTGGATTATTAATAATGACAATATTAATGATATTAGGTGGTATGATGGATTCTACCTCTGGTGGATTGAAATTATTTAGGATTTTTGTTATATGGAAAATAATTATTCACCAAATAAAAAATTATTTTAAACCAGAAGGTAGTATTTTTCATATAGAGGTTTATAAGGGAATTTCGAAGAAAAAGATATCCTATGATACATTAAAAGATGTTATAGCTGTAGTGTCAATGTATTTTATAATATTTTCAATAGGAGTATTAGTATTATTATCATATGGGTATTCCATGGAAGATTCTATGTTTGAATATGCATCTGCATTATCTGCAGTTGGATTATCAGTGGGTATAACAACACCAGATGCTCCTTTAGGAGTTATTTGGATAGAAACATTAGGTATGTATTTAGGAAGATTGGAATTTTTTGTAATATTCTTTGCTATAATAAAAATATTTAGAGATGTAAAAGATATTATTCATATTAAATTATTGAAAATCGGAGGAGGTGACCCCTTTTAA
- a CDS encoding polysaccharide biosynthesis/export family protein, whose protein sequence is MKFKATILVLVLLSISAFSNYLIRTGDVLGLWVFGYSEYSNQRIVVGPDGDITVPPIGRLYAKGKAIEDLEKEIKEKISEYIKSPNVTLGIVSYAPFEVQVIGNVKKSGIIQLPKPELSLTKIISLSGGFAEYWKSSKAIVKYPDGTEKSYDITNLFKGLLLDEDPIIPENSTIVIPFEFNTNINIYTDFGIKTIQYYEGITLKDIISLSNINPENFENEILILRNENILKYTFEELKGNKNISLEKGDTVIFNKLEKYVYVFGLNKGGKILFEKEEKFNLKTLMAKLGIEPKYVKYTLYRGEKIDNINEDTELNIGDIVEFETIENYVYVSSEKGGGKILFDIKENFDLYTLLGKMGLEKSDYNIEVFNPETGETLYPENNFVFNKGMIVKFTPVEKYVYVINKGKINFTKTEKFDLDTLIGKLGIDKDLTEIKVFDPETKSTIVAKENIELKNNMYIDVIPVEKYVYVANKGKINFTKTEKFDLDTLIGKLGIDKDLTEIKVFDPETKSTIVAKENIELKNNMYIDVIPIEKYVYVVGDIAKTVYFDKKENIDKTTILAKLGLTEEKVQSFDYETLEPGSIVTIKVKKNYVYTSGAFNYTGRLDFDISEPITLSAIISKARGFNNEFNGELLLVNNGESKSFIIEDNKVYNDIIEPGTMIFAKTAKREVYILGEGIANGTYTAKLNDSLWNILLRAGFVPSEKYEIEIKSNDKIEKYNGLDAEKILSKVPVTGEVYVNVKKIKNDNILIYKNGSVKVITPKTEDYVTLIDVFSAVNGFSPSKEGTITVYNNNEKIAEYNSLDVINKPLEKIPQGSYVSFVLSVNLNYITVLGNTTPRSIKTEVAIPLTEILGQLSIDWRTQKYITIYKADGMPENIDLDKIKDLNTIFIDPGAVVYVPNTHNQYVYIFGEVLKPGLLQYTKDLNVIEALFKAGVNTQSAELSNVFLFKDGPDQPPIVLNLKDFYNGGNVPEVMNKLLEPGDIIFVPKNVLTNVVNAMSIVSNFMSFFNTGYTTYNNVNSIINSFNGQ, encoded by the coding sequence ATGAAATTTAAAGCAACCATTTTAGTTCTAGTATTATTAAGTATTTCAGCATTTTCAAACTATTTAATAAGAACGGGAGATGTATTGGGATTATGGGTTTTTGGATATTCCGAATATTCTAATCAAAGGATAGTGGTGGGTCCTGATGGAGACATAACAGTTCCACCTATAGGTAGGTTATATGCAAAAGGAAAGGCAATTGAAGATTTAGAAAAAGAAATTAAAGAAAAAATAAGTGAATATATTAAATCACCAAATGTTACTTTAGGTATTGTTAGTTATGCACCATTTGAAGTTCAAGTTATAGGAAATGTGAAAAAATCAGGAATTATACAATTACCAAAACCAGAACTATCATTAACTAAAATAATTTCATTAAGTGGAGGTTTTGCAGAATATTGGAAAAGTTCTAAGGCGATTGTAAAATATCCGGATGGAACAGAAAAATCATATGACATTACAAACTTATTTAAAGGATTATTATTAGATGAAGATCCTATAATTCCAGAAAATTCAACAATTGTTATACCATTTGAATTTAATACAAATATAAATATTTATACAGATTTTGGTATAAAAACAATTCAATATTATGAAGGAATTACATTGAAAGATATAATTTCATTGTCAAATATTAATCCAGAAAATTTTGAAAATGAAATATTAATTTTAAGAAATGAAAATATCCTAAAATATACATTTGAAGAATTAAAAGGAAATAAGAATATATCCTTAGAAAAAGGAGATACAGTAATATTTAATAAATTAGAAAAATATGTATATGTTTTTGGTTTAAATAAAGGTGGAAAAATATTATTTGAAAAAGAAGAAAAATTCAATTTAAAAACATTAATGGCAAAATTAGGTATAGAACCAAAATATGTAAAATATACATTATATAGAGGAGAAAAAATAGATAATATAAATGAAGATACAGAATTAAATATTGGAGATATTGTAGAATTTGAAACGATAGAAAATTATGTATATGTAAGTTCAGAAAAAGGTGGCGGAAAGATTTTATTTGATATAAAAGAAAACTTTGATTTATATACATTATTAGGTAAAATGGGATTAGAAAAGAGTGATTATAATATAGAAGTTTTTAATCCAGAAACAGGAGAGACACTATATCCAGAAAATAATTTTGTATTTAATAAAGGAATGATTGTTAAATTTACACCTGTAGAAAAATATGTATATGTTATAAATAAAGGAAAAATAAACTTTACAAAAACAGAAAAATTTGATTTAGATACATTAATAGGAAAATTAGGAATAGATAAGGATTTAACAGAAATAAAAGTGTTTGATCCAGAAACAAAATCAACTATAGTAGCAAAAGAAAATATTGAATTAAAAAATAATATGTATATTGATGTAATTCCTGTAGAAAAATATGTTTATGTAGCAAATAAAGGGAAAATAAACTTTACAAAAACAGAAAAATTTGATTTAGATACATTAATAGGAAAATTAGGAATTGATAAAGATTTAACAGAAATAAAAGTGTTTGATCCAGAAACAAAATCAACTATAGTAGCAAAAGAAAATATTGAATTAAAAAATAATATGTATATTGATGTAATTCCTATAGAAAAATATGTATATGTTGTAGGAGATATAGCAAAAACTGTATATTTTGATAAAAAAGAAAATATTGATAAAACAACAATTTTAGCAAAATTAGGATTAACAGAAGAAAAGGTTCAATCTTTTGATTATGAAACTTTAGAACCAGGAAGTATTGTAACCATTAAAGTAAAAAAGAATTATGTATATACTTCGGGTGCATTTAACTATACAGGAAGATTAGATTTTGATATTTCAGAACCAATAACATTATCAGCAATAATTTCTAAAGCTAGAGGATTTAATAATGAATTTAATGGTGAATTATTGCTAGTTAATAATGGTGAAAGTAAATCATTTATAATTGAAGATAATAAAGTTTATAATGACATCATAGAACCAGGAACAATGATTTTTGCAAAAACTGCAAAAAGAGAAGTATATATTTTAGGTGAAGGAATAGCAAATGGTACATATACAGCAAAATTAAACGATTCATTATGGAATATACTGTTAAGAGCAGGATTTGTACCTTCAGAAAAATATGAAATAGAAATCAAATCAAATGATAAAATTGAGAAATACAATGGTTTAGATGCTGAAAAAATATTAAGTAAAGTACCTGTTACTGGGGAAGTATATGTAAATGTTAAAAAGATCAAGAACGATAATATATTAATATATAAAAATGGTTCAGTTAAAGTTATTACACCTAAAACAGAAGACTATGTAACTTTAATAGATGTATTTAGTGCAGTAAATGGATTCTCTCCTTCAAAAGAAGGTACAATTACAGTTTATAATAATAATGAAAAAATAGCAGAATATAATTCATTAGATGTAATAAATAAACCGTTAGAAAAGATTCCACAAGGTTCATATGTAAGCTTTGTACTATCAGTAAATTTAAATTATATTACTGTATTAGGAAATACAACACCTAGAAGCATAAAAACAGAAGTTGCCATACCATTAACAGAAATTTTAGGACAATTATCAATTGATTGGAGAACTCAAAAATACATTACAATATATAAAGCAGATGGTATGCCAGAAAATATAGATTTAGATAAAATAAAAGATCTAAATACTATATTTATTGATCCAGGAGCAGTTGTATATGTACCTAATACTCATAATCAATATGTATATATTTTTGGTGAAGTATTAAAACCTGGATTATTACAATATACAAAAGATTTAAATGTTATAGAAGCATTATTTAAAGCAGGAGTAAATACACAATCTGCTGAATTGTCAAATGTATTTTTATTCAAAGATGGTCCTGATCAACCGCCAATAGTATTAAATTTAAAGGATTTTTATAATGGCGGTAATGTTCCAGAAGTTATGAACAAATTATTAGAACCAGGAGATATAATTTTTGTACCTAAAAATGTATTAACTAATGTTGTTAATGCTATGAGTATTGTAAGCAATTTTATGAGTTTCTTTAATACAGGTTATACAACATACAATAATGTAAATAGCATAATAAATTCATTTAATGGACAATAA
- a CDS encoding response regulator, with protein sequence MQKILIIDDSPEIVMLYEKMINNYLQDIDYVNTIIYTVKDFKDFLDNEENFKERYSLIISEIELHGENIVDLLEVLKTYQPKTPLYIVSNKMNLVSIKSVFKIGAIDWIEKPIVPEEFSIMLAESIFKGESFESKYRKLKSEIASVNEEDNLEFFRLEDKIISLLCENPNRYEGHLLLGYLYWKKLKNINLLKKHYYSAKALAETTIKDKEIEETIVRILEEYNNEK encoded by the coding sequence ATGCAAAAAATATTAATTATTGATGATTCACCTGAAATAGTTATGTTATATGAAAAAATGATTAATAATTATCTTCAAGATATTGATTATGTCAATACAATAATATATACAGTTAAAGATTTTAAAGATTTTTTAGATAATGAAGAAAACTTTAAAGAAAGATATTCATTAATAATTAGTGAAATTGAATTACATGGAGAAAATATTGTAGACTTATTAGAAGTTTTAAAAACATATCAACCCAAAACTCCATTGTATATTGTAAGTAATAAGATGAATTTAGTTTCAATAAAAAGCGTGTTTAAAATAGGAGCTATAGATTGGATCGAAAAGCCAATTGTTCCTGAAGAATTTTCTATTATGCTTGCAGAATCAATATTTAAAGGAGAAAGTTTTGAAAGTAAATATAGAAAATTGAAAAGTGAAATTGCTAGTGTAAATGAGGAAGACAATTTAGAATTTTTTAGATTAGAAGATAAAATTATATCCTTATTATGTGAAAATCCAAATAGATATGAGGGACATTTGCTTTTGGGATATTTATATTGGAAAAAATTAAAAAACATAAACTTATTAAAAAAACACTATTATTCAGCTAAAGCTTTAGCAGAAACAACAATAAAAGATAAAGAAATTGAAGAAACTATTGTCCGTATTTTGGAGGAATATAATAATGAAAAATAA
- a CDS encoding potassium channel family protein codes for MKNKIFYIIEGENIAYSIVRNLLHQGHNVYYISSNQSNINMILSLKAYYSNLDGILHDPTEISFLESLDMAPNRVGGVISLSGDDALNFVVSWLIKSLYEDIRVISLVNYPENEKLFLTNHIETVSVTNWIEKLIEASIEYQTNLSFFNPYADKLAIIEVKIKKQDYAANKKLKDLHMPENSIVSMLIREDGIFVPQGNTEILPGDKLVIFSLKDKVPEVKLKILKG; via the coding sequence ATGAAAAATAAAATATTCTACATTATAGAAGGCGAAAATATAGCTTATTCAATTGTAAGAAATTTATTGCATCAAGGACATAATGTATATTATATTTCCTCTAACCAATCAAATATTAATATGATATTATCTCTAAAAGCATATTACTCCAATTTGGATGGGATATTACATGATCCTACTGAAATTAGCTTCTTAGAAAGTTTGGATATGGCTCCAAATAGAGTTGGAGGAGTTATTTCTCTCTCTGGTGATGATGCTTTAAATTTTGTTGTTTCATGGTTAATTAAAAGCTTATATGAAGATATCAGAGTTATTTCGCTTGTAAATTATCCAGAAAATGAGAAATTATTTTTAACAAATCATATAGAAACAGTTAGTGTAACTAATTGGATAGAAAAGTTAATTGAAGCATCAATTGAATATCAAACAAATTTAAGCTTTTTTAATCCTTACGCAGATAAATTAGCTATAATAGAAGTGAAAATAAAAAAACAAGATTATGCAGCAAATAAGAAGTTAAAAGATTTACATATGCCAGAAAATTCTATAGTAAGCATGCTTATTAGAGAAGATGGTATATTTGTTCCTCAAGGAAATACAGAGATCTTACCAGGAGACAAACTAGTAATATTTTCATTAAAAGATAAAGTTCCAGAAGTAAAACTCAAAATATTGAAAGGATGA